A window of Pseudochaenichthys georgianus chromosome 11, fPseGeo1.2, whole genome shotgun sequence genomic DNA:
TTGCACATCCTCAGCAGTGCTCACTTCAAAGTCTTCTagtatttatttatacattgaGAAATTATTAAATTACCAAGAAAATCTTATTTTTAAGtaagaatacaaaatacaaacatACCTGAGAACAAAAATAATATTCTCTTTGCATCCGCATTGCACATCTttacaaaagaaaagaaagaaaagtcaGAAAGTGTGgaaatgtaaacaaagaaaatgaCGCAGAACGTGTCTATTTCCCGCCAAAACCACACCGTGGATATCGCTCAAAAATACAATTTCTTACGGTGGAAACTTAACAAAAATGGGTTAATAATATACCCAAATTGACACTTAACAACATACATCACTTTCATAAACTTAAATTGCCGGTTTAACACACAAAATTGTAATGAACTATAACACAATTCCTAGCACAGCTTACCCTCAGCAGTGCTCACTTCAATGTGAGGGGAAAGCGGAAATGACATACAGGAAGTAGAAAACAATGTGCAACGGGAAAGTGTTCCCACTAGAAACAATACTCAAAAATATTAAAAGGAAACAATCTCATAGAAATAAAATTCACAACCTATTGTAAATTGTAATTCATAATTAATAATTATGTATACACATTTTTAACTCCGTAACACATGGTAAGAACCGGTTTTCGAGGAAAAAAAGagccggctccgctgcggtgtgaacaggaaaaacggTGCTTATCAGGCtcaagctccgaaccggccctggaaccacgttggtgtgaaaggggcataagagCTGATATGGGGGAGAGTGAATGGATTGGATTGAAAAGGCATAGTTCAAATTACAAAAAGGCAGAGACAAATTCTGAGATTAACCCTCAGTCCACCAGGAAATGTCCCAATTATTCAGATGCCCAGTCTCATCTGTCTCTGGACCTGGGAACTAACTAATTTACCCGGTTGACAGTTCCCCAGGTGAAGCCTGAGCACACCTTGACTGTGCAGCTGCAACAACAGGTTAAACTCAGCAGGCATGGAATGCGCTCCCCAGTTAACTGTTTCATCATCGAAATAGTGGTTTTTCACGGCATTGAGTTCAAATGGATGAATACTGAAGGGCCAGAAACCGTACACATGCACGTTGGCACAGTTTTCCAGCGCTATGTTAACCATCACTAAGCCGGCGCTGAGTATGCCTCTGTGTAGGCCTCTGGAGCGCCAGAATTTGCTCAGTCTCCGGAGGTAATCAGGGTTGAAGTAGGTGGGCCTAATTGGACTTTCAAGGTCCCTAATGCCGTATGCAGCCTTCAGGCACAAAGGAGTACAAAAGCCAAAGGCAAAGGCAGGTAGAAGCAGCAGGGACTTGCCGTAGATATGTAGACTCTCCACAAATTGACGGCTAGGCCCGTCTAAGGGCCCATACCTGAAAATAGAAAGAATGTTTGGCAACAAAACTAAAACAAATGTTATGGTAAAGTGAGACTAATTTCTTTTCTCACTTTATAATGAGGCCCCTCGGATTTGCTGTCACAATGTCAGTCTTGTTGCCCACATGTTTCTCATAGCCTTTTCCCAAAGACGGTAGGTTGCACCTGAAAAGCATAACGGACTAATCAGAAATTATTATTGGGAATTTTATGATCTTTTTAATTCTTTATGTTTAATTCTGTAGATTGATGTCGCCATCAGCCTTTCAGTCCCCTAATCTTGACAGCTTTCTCACCTGATAACATGCTGAGCCGAATCGATCATCTCTCCACAGTTGCTGTTTGTCAGAATCCCTGAGTTCCCAACAACAGCACACGTGTCAAATCTTTTCTTTGGAAATGGATTCTCCTggaaataaaaccaatgataaAATATATTAGAGAACAATAAcatgcatatgattatataatgttTGTGAATGAGCAAGAGCCATGGGGATGTTTGCAAATCCCCTACAACAGTTACAACATTTGTTAACATGTGTGAGTATTTATTTAATGTACACTTTGGTGTTAGAGATGCGTTATTGATTTCCTACATTCTTTTACGATTTTAAACGTACTGAAACAGCGCACCATTCTCCAAAATGACTGACTATAGTGTATCTGAGATCAAAATAAGAGAGTTTGAAGCTGCGGTTTGAGCTAGGGCGCAGGTAGTGGCCATTGGGCCCTCAACTTTGCGCCCCTTGGCCTGATTTGGCATCTCAGCTgatcacacacagtgaaatgtagcCTCTGTATTTAAACCATCCCAGTatcaggagcagtgggctgtaTCCTGGAATCTGAAACTTActcatgcagtgggtggtttgtgaactacctctctgaaagtcccaatgtgttcagtttgatggactgtcttctgagtggttaaacatcactaatggtgtaccacaaggttcagttttaggtccgctattattctctatctatattaatagtttaggtgaaaatgtcgaaggagcaaccttacatttttatgcgttatgtactgtgcaggtccctcgattaacgaggctgttgttaaattacaggctgtttttaacattattcaggctcagctctctgaacttaagcttcttttaaatgtggataaaaccaaggtaatgctcttttctaaagctaaagctaaaaatacaccggagactgctttggatattgtaactacacaaggaatacaacttgaagtttagatgtgcagctccactaacttggaacagtctgcaaaaaagAATGGaacattaccaagctagtaccactatatgtttttaaagctcggttggatgctacacaatcagatgctgttggtacctgtacatgtggttaaatatgtaaattgtaatccctgtacattttgctgtatgatgtccttttgttgttctgttgtttatgttttgatgtcttcttgtggaacctactgctgcaggtctcccttgaaaaagagatcattgatctcaatgggattttacctggataaataaaggttttgaatttaattgACTCTGAATCTGTGACTGTTTTATTCTGAACTATTCCGGTTAGTTCTGACAAAGTTGTTGTGTCCATGGATCAGACAGTTGATATTTAGATTTACAAATCAGCAATTATATAATTAAAAGCAGACATGCTGTGTATTGAAATAAGATTGTAGTTTTTTTTTAGCATTCGTCAGATTAAGAAGTCCTCACTTCAAATCagaattatgtgtgtgtgtgtgtgtgtgtgtgtgtgtgtgtgtgtgtgtgtgtgtgtgtgtgtgtgtgtgtgtgtgtatgtatgtgtgtgtgtgtatgtgtgtgtgtgtgtgtgtgtgtgtgtgtgtgtgtgtgtgtgtgtgtgtgtgtgtgtgtgtgtgtgtgtgtgtttgtgaaagGGTGGTCATaggtcaggggtgcccaaccttttttgaaccgagagctacttttaaagttgccagtctgccgagatctaccagtccaaatagagaggcgtagccattactgacagcctactaccaggtaaatacccacttctacttgtataaaactgacttttgtacgattaatacctcataaaatactgcagatcctttatcttacctctttctaatcttcacacatacaagtatttaactgaagtgtcacaacagtgttgttgatacagagttggagtttattcacacgtcactacagtgggtaatgttttcaagaaacatcgaacagtgctgccacatatgacacaggaaaaaaagaaaagacgctgaaccctttctttgccattatataaaaatagtgttgctacaaaagtataaattaggcttactaataagacaactcagatctgaagctacacaggaatctgctgccaaagtgcaataaaacagacacaattaatagaatcaaaccattttttgttgcattttagtcgagtataaaaagaaatgcctttaaaataggatgcaagcaacactagtttcttaacctgaattgataatagactataatcaatttcagtttgcattcttataccattttgtacaacaattataatgaataagttcaaacaaactaaaacttatagctgattaataacggtatctaacttgagtttttattatatcaaaaacctgttgaaatgctactgttatttttactgtcagaAAAAGcgtgtcggcagcctccaggaatgcttctttcacaatttcgccatctttgaaagacttcatgtgtttcgcaagaacgtgactgacacgataagatgctatggtagcagccttgctcttgttgttgggtgTGACAAAGGTAACTTCGGGCcttgtatattgcacatgtcttttattttgaaaagtgatcCCCCTCCCGTTCTTTCTGTTACTCCTGAttatgttcacctggtgccctgtgttgtccccccccccccacctgtgtctaattgctcccccctcacctgtgtctaattgctgattagtgggtgtgtatttaggctctgtgtttcctgtttggtagtgatggcgagatgaagccttatgaagctttgaaactttccagccaattggttcgcaaaagggttcatctcatgaggcttcatcatgggcttcatttgaacacaaaccccccctgttggtcaaagtgtgtaaaacaggcaggttggacatctcaacagtgtgctctatctccgACCGAGTTCCCAacgagtaaagccttagaataactctaaacaacgaacattaaatcatattttcatgttaacaatatagtatttattccagttgaatgattgtgattgaaaagcctaaggaggctggtaaacattgcaaagagggatttgtattccttaataatattcataaacttaaaccatgttgtagccggagaaaggctaaaccatatcaaagaatacatttattaactacattatctcatttagctgtagcttttataaacaacaaaaaatacatattgtcCAGtcattgaaccagggaccctgcggtcatgagtcaactgctttccagctgagccacagcgcacacactaaagctccctgaaaacactgacacatatgtattcctgtatttattgatgtttttattcctacatttatttatgcttgtatctatttatacttatgacatgttccgacctctataagtgagggtctgagctctcttgattccatcgtgtccccgggcccgggtacaggaggtgtaatatggttcttattatagatCCATGGGTATGagtgttgtggttcaacggttcaaccgatctgaatcgcttcctgaagcagtcacgtggtatcgacaggcagcgaggcttcgtttgtcatcgatgacatcactggcccaaaacgatacaagcctcgatacatgcttcacaaaaagcttcggggattactcgacacacgctccgaagcctcggcgcaatacgtaacatcactactgtTTGGTGAAGGCTGGTAGTGTGGGTGAGATCCTTATGGCTGTGTTCACCTGGGCAGCAATATTGAGGCTGTGTATCCTGTACCACAGCgatgaataaatgcccacaccgggttatatttgaattctctgcctctgcctccttgcttggtcggccgctcaacggtcacaTTCACatttggtgtcagaagtgggattgaCCAAGTGAGGAGGTGAAAACGATGGAGGAACTGAGGGAGATTATGAAGTCATACATGCAGTATGAGACAGCCAGATTCAAGCGGGAGGAGTGCCGTTTGGGAAACATGGAGCAGCCGTTTTCAGGGATACAGGAACAGGATTCCCTGATAAAAGAGAACAGACTAAAGGCAGAGCCGGCTGCAGAGCAACAAATGCCTCAGGCCACTccattgaagaagaagaaggttaAGAAAAGTAAAATGGAGCCGGATGCAGTGGACGAGGAGGGTCTCGTGAGTCCAGCTGAAACGACAGCAGAGGAAAAGAAAAAGGGGAAGAAGGTGGATGGTCAGGAGGAGGTGCAGTCTGAGGACCAACCAGCAGGGGGCGATGCAGAGACAGAAAAGGAGCCGGAGACAACAGACGCAGACGCCTCTCTGCTCGCGTCGGGCCAAAAGAAGAAACGTCTCCGGAAGAAACTGAGTCCGAAGAAAAgacagatgatccagaagaaaGAGACGCAGAAACACCGGGCGGAGTGGAGACACATGGAGGAGAGCAAAATGGCCAAGATCCATAAGTGTCGCAGGAATGAGGTACTGTTCTCTTTCGGGAGAGGAAGGAGGAAATGTGACAAAGGTAacttgtatcccggtagatgaacagagactgatcatataacaccgggtgattcactaccgctataatgaattttccctccatttttttggaatatgaggaaatgacctgcgtagtctctcccagcatacacgcggtttgattggctagcgcttgtactggcagatttgcataaacaggATTGCATTGGccgacgcctccgtcgaggcgtcaaaagttgaacattgctcaacttttgaaacgAGCaatgccagcaacgctccacgtcgcttcccaaaatgcagttcggctaaaagtgacgtcaccccattcaaagtgaatgggcagaagcgttggaagcttcaacgcacgccgctgtgtggacgggccgttgggagggaattccgtcttgtagcgtttgtgcactgttttgaaatgccgctcctaaatcccttcttcgataaagccacgctcgcattgcagatgagacagatggactttgaagtggaatagatacaaaaataatcatcctcccactcggagtgaaaattatatatttgggcttttttgcttctgccataattgcggtcttgtgtgtgcacACTGTCACTCCtattgacacggacaacgtcagcgaaataaTGCCCACTGCCcgccagccacgccccgacacatggttGTCACgctggccaatcacaaagctttgatgcgttcaagtgcattattctggcacaggaagataatgttataggacattaacgataaaacagaatattgttgttctatttttagacgcatctcgcgatcgactgggaatctccccacgATCGAccatcgactggttgggcacccctgtcaTAGGTGGTCATTTCTATACATATATACTCTACAATAAAGACAACAAGCAGAAGATGATGTGATACTATCCATGAATGAAAAACTACATACCTTTATGAAGGTGCTGAAAATCTCTGGAGTCACCATGCGGGTCGTCGTGTTTTCCGCAGAGTACACGATATTTGATCCCACTGGAGTGTTGGCCTGGGTAATGATGGCCCTGTCAAATCCCTGGCACTCACTTCTCAGCTGAGAACTGGGGTAACACAAGGACTTTGTTAAAAAAACATCCAAGCCAGGAGTTTTGTTGAACTGAAAGCTTTATAATTTACAGTAAATGGCAATTTGTTCAGATTATATATAAAACGTATCTTCTTTCTTATAAGGATTTCTAATTGATATAATCCTCAACGTGAGTTAAAGTTATCTTCAGGTGAAGTCCCTCTGTTTTACTCTCTGACTCGTGCTATACATTTGTTAAGATTTTTGATTACAATGGATTCAGTTGCAAATTGTTGAATGATGTGGCACTCTTGGGCGTTGCTTCATGGATTGCTTCTTCTAAATACTTTTAAAACCAACTCACTGAATAGTCTCAAACTGTGACAATGTTTAGTGTTTATACTCTTCCCCTGAGAAACAGCAAATCTTTGCCTGCATGGACTATTAATTGCAATTCTGTACAAAACCTTTTTTGTTAACAttttatacaaaatgtaatgaAATACAATTACCTGAAGTTTCTGTAATTATCTTCTTGCTTCTTCCACGTTTTTGAGTAGAGTTCTCTTACTTTTTCAATGAGCTCcctgtctctcacacacacacacacacacacacacacacacacacacacacacacacacacacacacacacacacacacacacacacacacacacacacacacacacacacacacacacacacacacacacacacacacacacacacacacacaggtgtgtgACCCCTCGTGATAACATGAATTGTTCTGATGAAGGCATTAACAGAAAGGCTCCTTCAAGGAGAAGCATGGACGGTGTTTGCTCTCACCTGCATCCTTTGCAAAGGTCAGAGGGCCAGATGTTCTTGGGTGAAGGGGGTTCACTTTGTACAAGATAGCTGTGCAGCAAACTAGAGACAAACACACAGCACATTCATTTATACATAGCCCACACCAAAAGGCAAATGAGCTATGATGACAGGTGTGGTTTaccaaaaactacaaaaaaaacatCAACTAAACTCATTTTAAAACAACGAGAAAGCAATCCAGTACACAATAAAGACTGAGAATAACAACTGATTGACAGGGGAGTTATTGAATGTCGTtctgaactagttaaaagggCTATCGAGAGAGAGGCGCTGCAGATTTGATGTGGCAACTctccgtgcagtcagaacctctggctgctgtgacttgtgatgtgaaattCTCTGGCCGATACTcgtaataaaccatcagtgtttgacatcaaaggtCCAACTCTTCTTGTGtctctgcagaagtttcccttacaggtTTCACATAAGGTCTTTGGATAGGGCTATGGGTTAGCAAGTTTAGCCACGTGTTAGATCGTTTTTAAAGCTAGTTCAACCAGGTTGTTTTCATAAATGTCTCATGCAAGGGGCAAACTTTTGTTGAGTTTGAAAAGTGAAATATTTAaactattatatatatatatacctatAACTGTTGAGGAGAAAatgtttatacacacacacacacacacacacacacacacacacacacacacacacacacacacacacacacacacacacacacacacacacacacacacacacacacacacacacacacacacacacacacacacacacacacacacacacacacacacacacacacacacacacacacacacacacacacacacacacacacacagagagagagagagaaagacagtTGACAGAAGCCTGAAATGCAAATTAGTGTGAGAGGCCTTTGGAATAAAACAAGGGAGTTGTTGATTCAAGCGTTTTGAATATGTGGGACCTGCACATCTGACACAGAGCTTGAGCAGTGTACAATGGCGGTGCTTGGCAACAGGGAGGAGCACTATCCTCTCCTGCCACCGCAGCACATCGGACTCATTGTTGAAGGTGTGGAAGTCTTCAATGAGATGCCATCAGTTGCACAGGGTTTGCAGTCTGAGTGTCAAGCCTTAAGTATTGGATACATGAAAGACTTTTGAATACAGCATGTTTTTTGTTCTAAAGCTTGTATTCAAATACAGTGTAATGCAAGggtactttgtttaatttaaagtTTAAGAGGAACTTGAACAAAAGAGTAACTAGTCAGCAAAAGAAAACTTGAACTGCATTCATCTTATTATTATAAAACAGAATAGGTGATGCATAttttaaatcaatcaatcaatcaatcaatcaatcaatcaatcaatcaatcaatcaatcaatcaatctttatttatatagcccaatatcacaaatgttacatttgtctcagtggtcttcacagtttgtacagaatatcagtatgacaatacgacaccctctgtccttagaccctcacatcgtacaaggaaaaacttctggagaaaactcacagtttaaagggaaaaatgggagaaacctcagggagagcaacagaggagggatccctctcccaggacggacagacgtgcaatagatgccgtgtgtacattgaaaatataatacatttgcaacataggtagtccaaatgtttggaaatgcatgtgtgtataataggacaTCTCAATAAATGTTAAGGTTTTTGAAGGGAACATTCCTGTCTTTATTGATATGTGAACAGAGTGTAAAGAAGTGTTTTAAGTTTAAAAGTGAACATTCCTCTTTGATATATAGTAGTAAATGTAATGCTTTGAACTAAATAAATTATATTAATGTATAATTACAAACTTTACTTTGATCTAATAATAAACATGAACTCAGTCCAAAAGGAGAAATGTAGTTATAACAAAGTACATGGTGCCTTGTGAGAAACATATCCTCAGACCCGGGTAAATAGAAAACCTGCTCCACAGGTTGTTGGAACAAGTACTGAGACGCTTACCCGTTTCCCACAATGATCCAGAAGGCAGTGATCAGCAGGCTCCCCAAACAGAGTACAATTAAACCGATGGATAACTTCTGAGCGTGTAGCTTCATCCCGATCTTGTATCTAGATGTCAAACTTTGGACTCTCTGCTCTCCCCTCAGTTTGTAGCCTACATCTCTTGTCTCTTTTCTCAGGCAAGTCCTCTGTCTTCtttgcacttggtctttcccCTTCTGTTTGCGTCGGTGTCAGACGGGTCTAAGAACTGATGTCCTTGTTTGATTGAACTCCTACtttagtcttcatcatgtctcttTGGTCCGCCCATTTTTTACATGTCCCTCCCTCCATCATTTGTTTCAACACATGCAATACAATGACTCATAAGGTGACAGTAGCAATAATGAGGcttgttaacctgttaaaccccgagcctgtttttcaggttctgtgtcagagtaaattcagatggaacatagcaaaaaaatgtaaattcctgtctccgcctaaagaaaacccattacttatagtgaagaccagtgttgtgctagtaactgaaaaccagtaactagttacgattactagttacttcatttcaaaagtaactcagttactttactgattacttacaccagaaggtaatgcgttactgtgaaaagtaactgtttagttacttaaaaaaagggctcccattaatgcccttatagccttcatttcaatactgtttgcattggagaataatacaatctgttgatcaacttgacatgcactatatgcaatctggattgcatcgatattagctggctttccatttttgtatattctttctccaggtagttggaaaaagttttccgtcccatatgccgtgtgccgcccggacatggtatcatgctaactagctccctgaaagcgggtgactccactgtagcaatagcctgcatgtgttctacaacataccgtgcaatggctttatcgacttttccctggctagcagtcccttggttaaaatccagccgctgttgcttaggtggaggtggagtggcgtcggctgagtctgggTCTGTGCCGGTCTTagttactagcttcgtcccagcatgctgtttttgcagatgtttttaagagatttgaattactggtttgggcagtagataggctctttggcCCGCCagaacacaacttacatttaacagaaactttcttttctttgtgctcgacaaaagtgaaatagtgagaatatctccaggtggagaaactagacttgagctccgccgccgccatgatagtcttgttagtaaacaacacatacACGCCCACAGCcggtctccgcatgtgacacaggaagtatctaagtatattcactcaagtactgtacttaagtacagttctcatctctgttcgcctggctgttgactatataaaaaaactaacgcagtaacggagtaacgcaccatgtagtaacggtaactgagttactgaatttaaaaagtaatgcgttagagtactagttactgccaaaaataacgccgttactttgtaacacgttagtcccaacactggtgaagaccaaccttgaatgatgggttagtagcctaaaagctttaggaatccaaagtataacatatactAAGTAccttgtatcaagattgaggcaaaacaagtggcatttgacctttttagagaggtttatgaaaataaagtccaggcggaataagctttgggcacatttggttccatcagtgccatttcacctttttcaggtaccagactataaaaatcattgtattgcattgaatcatcactataggtattcattccacccaaaacaacaacaaaacatattttaaaaaatatatatatatatattttttttttttatttgtgtgtgtactaggtgtgtgtaagtgtaggtgtgtgtgtatgtgtagttgtgtatgtgtaagtgtagctgtgtgtttatgtaactgtaccaatgcactatacaataaaactacactgtaagtgtacttgcacaataaaaaaaaaaggaaacataggtaacatttgactccaactggggcagatttatttcaaacattttaccaacacactataggcatgtcAAAACaattttaccaacgtactatacaataaaaccacactgtaggtttgtaaaaacaacaaatattttaccaacacactatacaa
This region includes:
- the LOC117454811 gene encoding alpha-2,8-sialyltransferase 8F-like codes for the protein MKLHAQKLSIGLIVLCLGSLLITAFWIIVGNGLLHSYLVQSEPPSPKNIWPSDLCKGCRELIEKVRELYSKTWKKQEDNYRNFSSQLRSECQGFDRAIITQANTPVGSNIVYSAENTTTRMVTPEIFSTFIKENPFPKKRFDTCAVVGNSGILTNSNCGEMIDSAQHVIRCNLPSLGKGYEKHVGNKTDIVTANPRGLIIKYGPLDGPSRQFVESLHIYGKSLLLLPAFAFGFCTPLCLKAAYGIRDLESPIRPTYFNPDYLRRLSKFWRSRGLHRGILSAGLVMVNIALENCANVHVYGFWPFSIHPFELNAVKNHYFDDETVNWGAHSMPAEFNLLLQLHSQGVLRLHLGNCQPGKLVSSQVQRQMRLGI